The following proteins are co-located in the Dietzia timorensis genome:
- the thiS gene encoding sulfur carrier protein ThiS, protein MSFDVATGTIAVRVNGEAREVPAGSTVADLARILDLPDAGVAIAVDDDVVPAARWAKVSLRADAQVDVLTAVQGG, encoded by the coding sequence ATGAGTTTTGATGTGGCAACAGGCACGATCGCTGTACGCGTGAACGGCGAGGCGCGCGAGGTGCCGGCCGGGTCGACGGTTGCGGATCTCGCGAGGATTCTGGACCTGCCCGATGCGGGCGTGGCGATTGCTGTTGATGACGATGTCGTGCCCGCGGCGCGCTGGGCGAAGGTGTCGCTGCGCGCGGATGCGCAGGTCGATGTGCTCACCGCGGTGCAGGGCGGATAG